A section of the Kribbella sp. HUAS MG21 genome encodes:
- a CDS encoding FtsX-like permease family protein, producing the protein MTDLGLRFVRRPGPGGRAANLAAFGATAVVALLVTFLIAGSLGISHRSERIGWRGAAKADPATAIGMLNGEDRHRVDGHQMTVVELATLKPNELPPPPGLDRAPKPGEVFVSPAVAKHWAGISQQYGGLEKPTGVISDKGLSSPEEFVIVRGLATIPADENPQYVNSWNEDLWDSRMLGLLIAVAFGITLVLFPILSLVGQAAGVAARRREHRLAALRLAGATRTQVLWLSAVEQAVLALAGAVVGLLAYTVLSPLIAQIPLGGGRWYVSDITVQWWTVLVVLVAVPVLSVISALIGLGRVSITPLGVVRGQTRKGVSVVRIGLLVVGPVILAYYGMRAAILPLLIGVGFAALAVRIIGPWAVQVVGKLMANAANGPVALLAGRRLVDDPKGAFRPVAALVLSGFVTGFISVFMPSGEDDPSFNDMRIGVALLLSLVFLTVAASTAAGAVGTALDQAAPARALRRSGVPLSVIERSARVAAVVPVVGVGLPVVGFGALCGLALSGGKVITEGSSGVLLLLGQVVAGLVLVTVAGAAGAPVLRKASAN; encoded by the coding sequence ATGACGGATCTCGGATTGCGGTTCGTCCGGCGGCCGGGCCCGGGCGGGCGGGCCGCGAACCTGGCCGCGTTCGGGGCGACGGCGGTGGTGGCGCTGCTGGTCACGTTCCTGATCGCAGGGTCTCTGGGGATCTCGCACCGGTCCGAGCGGATCGGCTGGCGCGGTGCCGCCAAGGCGGACCCGGCGACCGCGATCGGCATGCTCAACGGGGAGGACCGGCACCGCGTCGACGGCCATCAGATGACGGTCGTCGAGCTGGCCACCTTGAAGCCCAACGAGCTGCCGCCGCCACCCGGCCTCGACCGCGCCCCGAAGCCCGGCGAGGTCTTCGTCTCGCCGGCGGTCGCCAAGCACTGGGCCGGCATCAGCCAGCAGTACGGCGGCCTCGAGAAGCCGACCGGGGTGATCAGCGACAAGGGCTTGTCCTCACCGGAGGAGTTCGTCATCGTCCGCGGTCTCGCGACCATTCCTGCCGACGAGAATCCGCAGTACGTCAACAGCTGGAACGAGGACCTGTGGGACAGTCGCATGCTCGGCCTGCTGATAGCAGTTGCCTTCGGCATCACCCTGGTCTTGTTCCCGATCCTCAGCCTCGTCGGACAAGCCGCCGGCGTAGCAGCCAGGCGCCGCGAACACCGGCTCGCCGCCCTGCGCCTAGCAGGGGCCACCCGGACCCAGGTCCTGTGGCTGAGCGCAGTAGAACAAGCAGTCCTCGCCCTGGCCGGCGCAGTCGTCGGCCTCCTCGCCTACACAGTTCTGAGCCCACTGATCGCCCAGATCCCACTAGGCGGCGGCCGCTGGTACGTCAGCGACATCACCGTCCAGTGGTGGACGGTCCTCGTCGTACTGGTCGCCGTACCCGTCCTGTCCGTCATCAGCGCACTCATCGGCCTCGGCCGCGTCAGCATCACCCCACTGGGCGTCGTACGCGGCCAGACCCGCAAGGGCGTCAGTGTGGTGCGCATCGGGCTGCTGGTCGTGGGCCCGGTGATCCTGGCGTACTACGGCATGCGGGCGGCCATCCTCCCGCTGCTGATCGGCGTCGGTTTCGCCGCGCTCGCGGTACGCATCATCGGACCGTGGGCCGTGCAGGTGGTCGGCAAGCTCATGGCCAACGCGGCCAACGGACCTGTGGCGTTGCTGGCGGGTCGTCGGCTCGTGGACGATCCCAAGGGCGCCTTCCGCCCGGTCGCGGCGTTGGTGCTGTCCGGCTTCGTCACCGGGTTCATCTCGGTCTTCATGCCCTCGGGCGAGGACGACCCGAGCTTCAACGACATGCGGATCGGAGTCGCGCTGCTGCTCTCACTGGTGTTCCTCACCGTTGCCGCCTCCACTGCGGCCGGTGCAGTGGGTACGGCGCTCGACCAGGCGGCGCCGGCGCGTGCGCTGCGGCGCTCCGGTGTCCCGCTGTCGGTGATCGAACGATCGGCTCGCGTGGCGGCCGTCGTACCGGTGGTCGGGGTCGGGTTGCCGGTGGTCGGCTTCGGCGCCCTGTGCGGACTGGCGCTGAGCGGCGGCAAGGTCATCACCGAGGGCAGTTCCGGCGTACTCCTGCTCCTCGGACAGGTCGTCGCCGGACTCGTCCTGGTCACGGTCGCGGGCGCGGCCGGCGCCCCGGTGCTGCGGAAGGCAAGTGCGAACTGA
- a CDS encoding ABC transporter ATP-binding protein: protein MNFQSQQIVLSGHGLVKYYGSVVGLAGVDVAVRSGEALAVMGPSGNGKTTLLHVLAGILTPDQGEVWLGGERVDQLNDAARTVLRRRRLGFVFQDNQLLAELPADENVALPLMVDGVSRREAIGRARTTLAQVGLAAEVGRRPGELSGGQAQRVAIARALVGEPQVVFADEPTGALDAATGSQVIELLVGAATYRGAAVVVVTHDNAVAARCHRTLHIVDGRVSDGAPASWEVRS, encoded by the coding sequence ATGAACTTCCAGAGTCAGCAGATCGTGCTCAGCGGCCACGGTCTCGTCAAGTACTACGGCAGCGTGGTCGGCCTGGCCGGCGTGGACGTCGCCGTGCGGTCGGGTGAGGCGCTCGCGGTGATGGGCCCGAGCGGCAACGGCAAGACCACCCTGCTGCACGTGCTCGCCGGCATCCTCACGCCGGACCAGGGCGAGGTGTGGCTGGGCGGTGAGCGGGTCGACCAGCTGAACGACGCGGCGCGGACGGTCCTGCGGCGGCGCCGGCTCGGCTTCGTGTTCCAGGACAACCAGCTGCTCGCCGAGCTGCCCGCGGACGAGAACGTCGCTCTGCCGCTGATGGTCGACGGTGTCAGCCGGCGGGAGGCGATCGGCCGGGCCCGTACGACGCTCGCCCAGGTCGGCCTGGCAGCCGAGGTCGGGCGCCGTCCCGGTGAGCTGTCCGGCGGCCAGGCGCAGCGGGTGGCTATCGCGCGCGCCTTGGTCGGCGAGCCACAGGTGGTGTTCGCCGACGAGCCGACCGGAGCCCTGGACGCCGCCACCGGCTCCCAGGTCATCGAACTCCTGGTCGGAGCCGCCACCTACCGCGGCGCCGCAGTAGTCGTCGTGACCCACGACAACGCGGTAGCAGCCCGCTGCCACCGGACCCTCCACATCGTCGACGGCCGGGTCAGCGACGGCGCACCGGCTTCCTGGGAGGTGCGGTCGTGA
- a CDS encoding P1 family peptidase, producing MQPGPHNAITDVPGVRVGQVERLDAPYLTGTTVVHVPGTAVAGVDVRGGAPGTRETDLLSPVNSNGAVNAIVLTGGSAFGLDTAGSVMRWLEERGEGVRVGQGEYDVVPIVPAAVIFDLARGGDFTARPEPSWGADAIAAATDGPVALGNHGAGAGARARSLKGGVGSASVRLDDGTTVGALVIVNAAGSAIDADGNLYGARYGLGDEFAQLRTPVEPPPPAAPGRNVIPGPPMNTVIAIVATDVPLDKAAAQRMAMVAHDGLARAVDPIHTLVDGDSIFALSTGPAAQGPRLSVTDPAALAQLETVYAAGARTLCRAIVHGMLNAESVQTPAGPIPSYRDTFPSAFSTT from the coding sequence ATGCAGCCCGGTCCGCACAACGCGATCACTGATGTCCCCGGCGTCCGCGTCGGTCAGGTCGAGCGCCTCGACGCGCCGTACCTGACCGGTACGACGGTCGTCCACGTCCCCGGGACCGCGGTCGCCGGCGTCGACGTCCGGGGCGGTGCGCCCGGTACCCGGGAAACGGACCTGCTCTCGCCGGTGAACTCGAACGGCGCCGTGAACGCGATCGTGCTGACCGGCGGCAGCGCGTTCGGGCTCGACACGGCCGGCAGCGTGATGCGCTGGCTGGAGGAGCGCGGCGAGGGCGTCCGGGTCGGTCAGGGCGAGTACGACGTGGTGCCGATCGTCCCGGCCGCGGTGATCTTCGACCTGGCCCGCGGCGGTGACTTCACGGCGCGGCCGGAGCCCTCGTGGGGAGCGGACGCGATCGCCGCCGCCACCGACGGACCGGTTGCCCTCGGCAACCACGGTGCGGGCGCCGGTGCCCGCGCGCGGTCGCTGAAAGGCGGGGTCGGCTCGGCGAGCGTCCGGCTCGACGACGGCACGACCGTCGGCGCGCTGGTGATCGTCAACGCGGCCGGTTCCGCGATCGACGCCGACGGCAACCTGTACGGCGCGCGGTACGGGCTCGGCGACGAGTTCGCGCAGCTGCGGACGCCGGTCGAGCCGCCGCCACCCGCCGCGCCCGGGCGGAACGTGATCCCCGGACCCCCGATGAACACCGTGATCGCGATCGTCGCCACCGACGTACCGCTCGACAAGGCCGCGGCGCAGCGGATGGCGATGGTCGCGCACGACGGACTAGCGCGGGCGGTCGACCCGATCCACACCCTCGTCGACGGCGACAGCATCTTCGCGCTGTCGACCGGTCCCGCCGCGCAGGGCCCACGGTTGAGCGTGACCGATCCGGCCGCGCTGGCGCAGCTGGAGACCGTGTACGCCGCCGGGGCGCGGACGCTGTGCCGGGCGATCGTGCACGGGATGCTCAACGCCGAGTCGGTGCAGACGCCGGCCGGGCCGATCCCGAGCTACCGCGACACCTTCCCGTCAGCGTTCTCTACGACCTGA
- a CDS encoding DUF2087 domain-containing protein, which translates to MNADQLCGLLAEPSRLRTYSAIVLGAATPEQVAGSTGLAAPVVAKALQRLTKGGLIEASRDGFSADPGVFKDVVRESRPEWVPLDPDPARDNVLRSFIRDGRLTHFPTFPDKYQVVLEYIVQAFEVGRSYPETEVNELLNRFHPDHAALRRGLVDARLLTRENSVYTRTT; encoded by the coding sequence ATGAACGCCGATCAACTCTGTGGTCTGCTGGCCGAACCGTCGAGGTTGCGGACGTACTCCGCGATCGTCCTCGGCGCCGCCACCCCGGAACAGGTTGCCGGGAGCACCGGGCTCGCCGCGCCGGTGGTGGCGAAGGCGCTGCAACGGCTGACCAAGGGCGGACTGATCGAGGCGAGCCGGGACGGGTTCAGCGCGGATCCCGGGGTGTTCAAGGACGTCGTCCGGGAGAGCCGGCCGGAGTGGGTGCCGCTGGACCCGGATCCGGCGCGCGACAACGTGCTGCGGTCGTTCATCCGGGACGGGCGGCTGACGCACTTCCCGACGTTCCCGGACAAGTACCAGGTCGTGCTGGAGTACATCGTGCAGGCCTTCGAGGTGGGTCGCAGCTATCCGGAGACCGAGGTCAACGAGCTCCTCAACCGGTTCCACCCCGACCACGCGGCGCTGCGCCGCGGCCTGGTGGACGCGCGCCTGCTGACCCGCGAGAACAGCGTCTACACGCGGACTACGTGA